The following are encoded in a window of Arthrobacter woluwensis genomic DNA:
- a CDS encoding GlxA family transcriptional regulator, with the protein MHHTAAAPRVAVLAFDGINPFHLSVPSLVWGSESPRGAMEPWDITVVGRRPGPLRTGAGYSLLVERGLEALDDADLVVVPWWSDPTTAAPSDVTDALRRAHERGAVVVGLCLGVFVVADSGLLDGREATTHWSWTGTFRDRFPAVRLSPERLYVDEGSLVTGAGATAGIDTCLHLLARHRGQETANRVARRIVAAPHRPGGQAQFIEAPVPREESDPVTGAMTWALDRLHEPLGIDALAARAHQSRSTFTRSFRARTGTTVHQWLVTQRLALARELLESSALDIESVARRAGFGTAARLREHFARHLDTTPSRYREEFGVPAGV; encoded by the coding sequence ATGCACCACACCGCTGCCGCACCGCGCGTCGCCGTCCTCGCCTTCGACGGGATCAACCCCTTCCACCTCTCGGTGCCGTCCCTCGTCTGGGGGTCCGAGTCGCCCCGCGGGGCGATGGAGCCCTGGGACATCACGGTGGTGGGCCGGCGGCCCGGGCCGCTGCGCACCGGCGCGGGCTACTCCCTGCTCGTGGAGCGCGGCCTGGAAGCGCTCGACGACGCCGATCTGGTCGTGGTGCCGTGGTGGTCCGACCCCACGACGGCAGCGCCCTCGGACGTCACCGACGCTCTGCGCCGCGCCCATGAGCGAGGAGCGGTCGTGGTGGGGCTGTGCCTCGGGGTCTTCGTGGTGGCGGACAGCGGCCTGCTGGACGGCCGGGAGGCCACCACCCACTGGAGCTGGACCGGGACGTTCCGCGATCGATTCCCCGCCGTCCGGCTGAGCCCGGAACGGCTGTATGTGGACGAAGGCAGCCTCGTGACCGGGGCCGGCGCGACCGCCGGGATCGACACGTGCCTGCACCTCCTCGCCCGGCACCGCGGCCAGGAGACGGCCAACCGCGTGGCGCGCAGGATCGTCGCCGCCCCACACCGTCCCGGCGGTCAGGCCCAGTTCATCGAGGCGCCGGTGCCCCGCGAGGAGTCCGATCCGGTCACCGGCGCTATGACCTGGGCATTGGACCGCCTGCACGAGCCGCTCGGAATCGACGCGCTGGCCGCACGGGCCCATCAGAGCCGGAGCACCTTCACCCGCTCCTTCCGCGCCAGGACCGGCACCACCGTCCACCAGTGGCTGGTGACCCAGCGCCTGGCACTGGCGCGGGAACTCCTGGAAAGTTCCGCCCTGGACATCGAATCCGTCGCACGGCGCGCGGGGTTCGGAACCGCCGCACGGCTCCGGGAGCACTTCGCCCGGCACCTGGACACCACCCCGAGCCGCTACCGCGAGGAGTTCGGCGTGCCCGCGGGTGTCTGA
- a CDS encoding amino acid permease, whose protein sequence is MNQSPQAQGRTTAQRSVRTSFPAPDSSGPAADLQRRLSTRHIRFIALGSAIGTGLFYGSSETIKAAGPAVLLAYIVAGAMVFIVMRALGEMAVRHPVAGSFAQYADRYISPLAGFLTGWVFAFEMLMVAIADMVAAGKYMGLWFPSTPGWVWMLAAMLIICGLNLLQVSVFGELEFWFSLIKVVTIIAMIVGGIGLIVFGVSMGGVQPGLHHLVDDGGFAPFGVWGIVMSLAIVVFSFGGVETLGMTAGETGDPGKAIPKAVNSVPFRILIFYILSLGVMFCLFPWRKIGTQGSPFVQVFTGLNIPAAEHIINAVVLTAALSAMNAITYTLIRTLYGLAQQGQAPRSFLKLSRTGVPFLPVTMVFSGLILGLVAFLLIPDTLFLLVASIASFATVFTWVMILVSHYRMRRELRGARVGSGAYRMPAWPVLSWIALAFMAFVLVVLLFSDTGRLALLVGVVLAAALTVVYLVAIKPRHAGRIELEVAEDV, encoded by the coding sequence ATGAATCAATCACCTCAAGCTCAGGGACGCACGACGGCACAGCGCAGTGTCCGCACGTCCTTCCCCGCACCGGATTCCTCCGGTCCGGCAGCCGATCTGCAGCGCCGTCTGTCCACGCGCCACATCCGTTTCATCGCGCTCGGATCCGCCATCGGCACGGGTCTCTTCTATGGATCTTCGGAGACCATCAAGGCCGCCGGTCCGGCCGTGCTCCTGGCGTACATCGTCGCCGGCGCGATGGTGTTCATCGTCATGCGCGCGCTCGGCGAGATGGCCGTCCGCCATCCGGTGGCGGGCTCCTTCGCCCAGTACGCGGACCGCTACATCTCCCCCCTCGCCGGATTTCTGACCGGCTGGGTGTTCGCTTTCGAGATGCTCATGGTGGCCATCGCGGACATGGTGGCGGCCGGCAAATACATGGGGCTGTGGTTCCCCAGCACGCCCGGCTGGGTCTGGATGCTCGCGGCCATGCTCATCATCTGCGGCCTGAACCTGCTCCAGGTGAGCGTGTTCGGCGAGCTCGAATTCTGGTTCTCCCTCATCAAAGTCGTCACCATCATCGCGATGATCGTCGGCGGCATCGGCCTGATCGTCTTCGGCGTCTCGATGGGCGGAGTCCAGCCCGGGCTGCACCACCTGGTGGACGACGGCGGCTTCGCGCCCTTCGGCGTGTGGGGCATCGTCATGAGCCTCGCGATCGTCGTGTTCAGCTTCGGCGGCGTGGAGACCCTCGGCATGACCGCGGGCGAGACCGGCGACCCTGGGAAGGCGATCCCGAAGGCCGTGAACTCCGTGCCGTTCCGCATCCTGATCTTCTACATCCTCTCCCTCGGCGTCATGTTCTGCCTGTTCCCCTGGAGGAAGATCGGCACGCAGGGCAGCCCCTTCGTCCAGGTGTTCACCGGCCTCAACATCCCCGCGGCGGAGCACATCATCAACGCCGTGGTCCTCACGGCGGCGCTCTCCGCCATGAATGCGATCACCTACACGCTCATCCGCACGCTGTACGGGCTGGCCCAGCAGGGTCAGGCCCCACGGAGCTTCCTGAAGCTGAGCCGCACCGGCGTGCCTTTCCTGCCCGTCACCATGGTGTTCAGCGGCCTCATCCTGGGCCTGGTCGCCTTCCTCCTGATCCCGGACACCCTGTTCCTCCTGGTGGCGTCCATCGCGTCTTTCGCGACCGTCTTCACCTGGGTGATGATCCTCGTCTCGCACTACCGGATGCGTCGCGAGCTCCGGGGAGCGCGCGTGGGCAGCGGCGCGTACCGGATGCCCGCCTGGCCCGTCCTGAGCTGGATCGCGCTGGCGTTCATGGCCTTCGTCCTCGTGGTCCTGCTGTTCTCGGACACCGGACGGCTCGCCCTCCTGGTGGGCGTGGTCCTGGCCGCGGCGCTGACGGTCGTCTACCTGGTCGCCATCAAGCCACGGCATGCCGGGCGGATCGAGCTCGAGGTCGCCGAAGACGTCTGA
- a CDS encoding amidohydrolase family protein, whose translation MSKEVQSVAVGVGGGVLRTPGFVDAHIHPDKTTWGSGWLSRRPAPELRDLISNDLEAQLAFQDGVEERAYALMSQAARNGTMAMRAHVDVGTQIGLRNIHGVRAAADRLGSSLQVQIVAFPQFGLLSNPGTLDLLRASLREGADLVGGIDPQSLDGDLHAHLDAVFGLARAQGRDVDIHLHDMGSDALAQLREIARRTVSEGMQGRVTIGHAFALCDTAEPDLPRTLDALADAGIWMATCALGADPVPVLDVLERHGVRVALGSDGVRDSWSPFGTGSMVDRAHLLGYRTGALTDAELERCLRIATVSGAELVGVPEVLGFTAGGANRVEFAASSGAQLVVDRPAPVRVVRGGKDLVI comes from the coding sequence ATGAGCAAGGAAGTGCAGTCGGTGGCGGTCGGGGTCGGGGGTGGGGTCCTCCGCACTCCCGGGTTCGTGGATGCCCACATCCACCCGGACAAGACGACCTGGGGCTCCGGCTGGCTGTCGCGTCGTCCCGCTCCGGAACTCCGCGACCTCATCAGCAACGATCTCGAGGCGCAGCTGGCGTTCCAGGACGGCGTCGAGGAACGGGCGTACGCCCTCATGAGCCAGGCCGCGCGGAACGGCACCATGGCGATGCGCGCCCACGTGGATGTGGGGACGCAGATCGGGCTTCGCAACATCCATGGCGTCCGCGCGGCGGCCGACCGGCTGGGATCGAGCCTCCAGGTCCAGATCGTGGCCTTCCCTCAGTTCGGCCTGCTCAGCAATCCCGGCACGCTGGACCTCCTGCGCGCGTCGCTCCGTGAAGGCGCCGATCTGGTGGGCGGGATCGACCCGCAGTCCCTGGACGGCGATCTGCACGCGCACCTCGACGCGGTCTTCGGCCTGGCGCGTGCACAGGGCCGCGACGTCGACATCCACCTCCACGACATGGGCTCCGACGCGCTGGCCCAACTGCGCGAGATCGCCCGCCGGACGGTCTCCGAGGGGATGCAGGGGCGCGTGACGATCGGTCACGCTTTCGCCCTGTGCGACACCGCCGAGCCCGATCTTCCCCGCACGCTCGACGCGCTCGCGGACGCAGGGATCTGGATGGCCACCTGCGCGCTGGGGGCCGACCCGGTCCCCGTGCTGGACGTGCTCGAACGCCATGGTGTCCGGGTGGCGCTGGGATCGGACGGGGTGCGGGACAGCTGGTCGCCGTTCGGCACCGGAAGCATGGTGGACCGTGCGCATCTGCTCGGGTACCGCACGGGCGCGCTCACCGACGCCGAGCTGGAGCGCTGCCTGCGGATCGCCACGGTCAGCGGGGCCGAACTGGTGGGCGTGCCGGAAGTCCTCGGGTTCACCGCAGGGGGAGCGAACCGGGTCGAATTCGCCGCATCCTCCGGCGCGCAGCTCGTCGTGGACCGGCCGGCCCCCGTGCGCGTGGTGCGTGGCGGGAAGGATCTGGTGATCTGA
- a CDS encoding APC family permease, whose translation MSTPSSTSQAPGGQSPTTLKRVLGLPSLIAFGLTSMGILSVVSVYGSGTAISDGHLPAAYVMAVVAMLFTAHSYGRMARHVPLTGGAYAYTSRAFGSPTGFLVGWAMLLDYLFLPMVNFLIFGLYFNSLFTAVPPAVAVLACLLVVGVFSVIGVGWVKRMNFVVVIASALVILAFLILAVVNAPSLDLDHVIRPLSLGAGGISPVMAAAAIVAFAFLGFDGVSTLSEETRDPQRNVPRGIVLSTLFAGIGYTLFSVAGSLIVPDWKSLQNLDAAGTELMQKAGGDVLMVVFVLVNLTGLVLCGTAAQMSVSRVIFAMGRDGILPGAFARLHPRFRTPVVASLVVSIVSLVALFITLDQAVYMINFGALIAFAMVNLATIKVLFFDERKRGVAGTLRHLVMPLIGFAFIAWLWTSLAWFTYVLGGSWLVIGAVIFLLRRKKARGALALAFEEGDADDARPARDEEPAVAPA comes from the coding sequence ATGTCCACACCCAGCAGCACCTCCCAGGCCCCTGGGGGCCAGAGCCCCACCACCCTCAAGAGGGTCCTGGGGCTGCCCTCCCTCATCGCCTTCGGCCTGACCTCGATGGGCATCCTGTCCGTGGTCTCGGTGTACGGCTCCGGGACCGCGATCAGCGACGGTCACCTGCCGGCCGCGTATGTGATGGCGGTGGTCGCGATGCTGTTCACCGCACACAGCTACGGGCGCATGGCCCGCCACGTCCCACTCACCGGCGGCGCCTACGCCTACACCTCCCGCGCCTTCGGCTCCCCCACCGGGTTCCTCGTGGGCTGGGCGATGCTGCTGGACTACCTCTTCCTGCCCATGGTCAACTTCCTGATCTTCGGTCTCTACTTCAACAGCCTCTTCACCGCGGTTCCTCCCGCCGTGGCCGTCCTCGCCTGCCTCCTGGTGGTGGGCGTGTTCAGCGTGATCGGGGTGGGCTGGGTGAAACGCATGAACTTCGTCGTGGTCATCGCGTCGGCTCTCGTGATCCTCGCGTTCTTGATCCTCGCGGTCGTCAACGCCCCGAGTCTCGATCTGGATCACGTCATCCGGCCCCTGTCCCTCGGCGCCGGGGGCATCAGCCCGGTCATGGCGGCCGCGGCGATCGTGGCCTTCGCGTTCCTGGGCTTCGACGGCGTGTCCACCCTGTCCGAGGAGACCCGTGACCCGCAGCGGAACGTGCCGCGGGGCATCGTCCTCTCCACTCTTTTCGCCGGGATCGGCTACACGCTCTTCTCCGTGGCCGGCAGCCTCATCGTCCCGGACTGGAAGTCCCTGCAGAACCTGGACGCCGCGGGCACCGAACTCATGCAGAAGGCCGGCGGGGACGTCCTCATGGTGGTGTTCGTCCTGGTGAATCTGACGGGCCTGGTCCTCTGCGGCACGGCGGCCCAGATGAGCGTCAGCCGCGTCATCTTCGCCATGGGCCGCGACGGCATCCTGCCCGGAGCCTTCGCCCGGCTCCACCCCCGCTTCCGCACCCCGGTGGTCGCGTCGCTCGTGGTCTCCATCGTCTCCCTGGTGGCCCTGTTCATCACCCTCGACCAGGCGGTCTACATGATCAATTTCGGGGCCCTCATCGCCTTCGCCATGGTCAACCTCGCCACCATCAAGGTCCTGTTCTTCGACGAGCGGAAACGTGGCGTCGCGGGCACCCTGCGCCACCTCGTCATGCCGCTCATCGGCTTCGCCTTCATCGCCTGGCTGTGGACCTCGCTGGCCTGGTTCACCTACGTGCTGGGCGGCTCGTGGCTCGTGATCGGCGCCGTTATCTTCCTGCTCCGGCGCAAGAAGGCCCGCGGGGCACTCGCCCTGGCGTTCGAGGAGGGGGACGCCGACGACGCGCGGCCGGCGCGCGACGAGGAGCCCGCCGTCGCGCCGGCGTGA
- a CDS encoding PQQ-dependent sugar dehydrogenase, protein MGEEPTRRGALAAGALLAAGFLTSCTSGPGGGTGATATSGPAPSGPAPSGPASSLAPEDVVTGLSAPWDLVFLDGSALVSERDSGRIVEIVREGDGPARTRAVGTVPGVTHVGEGGLLGLAVGAGRTLYAFSTAKDGNRLQRFPLTGAAGSFGLGRAETILSGIPAARFHHGGRIAFGPDGMLYAGVGDAQEPDKAQDVRSVQGKILRLAPDGTVPADNPFPGSLTYSYGHRNVQGLAWTPDGRLFASEFGQNTWDELNEIVPGGNYGWPLAEGIAHRSGLRDPVQQWVPSEASPSGLAFLDGAFYLANLKGQSLRRVPLADPGRSEVLLRGDLGRLRTVVPAPDGSLWILTNNTDGRGSPRAGDDRVVRLPLR, encoded by the coding sequence ATGGGCGAGGAACCGACCCGGCGCGGTGCGCTGGCGGCAGGAGCCCTGCTGGCGGCCGGCTTTCTGACGTCCTGCACCTCGGGTCCGGGAGGCGGAACCGGCGCGACCGCGACATCCGGTCCTGCGCCATCCGGTCCTGCGCCGTCCGGTCCTGCCTCCAGCCTGGCGCCCGAGGACGTCGTCACCGGTTTGAGCGCACCCTGGGATCTCGTGTTCCTCGACGGCTCGGCCCTGGTGAGCGAACGGGACAGCGGGCGGATCGTGGAGATCGTGCGGGAGGGCGACGGCCCGGCGCGCACCCGCGCCGTGGGCACGGTACCCGGTGTCACGCACGTGGGGGAGGGTGGCCTGCTCGGTCTCGCCGTCGGCGCCGGGCGCACGCTCTACGCCTTCTCCACCGCGAAGGACGGCAATCGCCTGCAGCGGTTCCCTCTCACCGGAGCCGCGGGGTCCTTCGGACTGGGCCGCGCCGAGACCATCCTGAGCGGCATTCCCGCGGCGAGGTTCCATCACGGCGGCCGCATCGCTTTCGGTCCCGACGGGATGCTCTACGCCGGGGTCGGGGACGCCCAGGAGCCGGACAAGGCCCAGGACGTCCGGTCCGTGCAGGGCAAGATCCTGCGTCTCGCACCGGACGGGACGGTGCCCGCGGACAACCCGTTCCCCGGTTCGCTCACGTACAGCTACGGCCACCGCAACGTCCAGGGCCTCGCCTGGACGCCGGACGGCCGTCTCTTCGCCAGTGAATTCGGGCAGAACACGTGGGACGAGCTCAATGAGATCGTGCCGGGCGGAAACTACGGCTGGCCGCTCGCGGAGGGGATCGCCCACCGTTCGGGGCTCCGTGATCCCGTGCAGCAATGGGTGCCGTCGGAGGCGAGCCCGAGCGGCCTGGCGTTCCTGGACGGGGCGTTCTACCTGGCCAATCTCAAAGGTCAGTCGCTGCGCCGGGTGCCGCTCGCCGACCCGGGCCGCTCGGAGGTTCTACTGCGCGGGGACCTGGGCCGTTTGCGGACGGTCGTGCCCGCTCCCGACGGTTCCCTCTGGATCCTGACGAACAACACCGACGGCCGGGGCTCGCCCCGGGCGGGAGACGACCGCGTCGTGCGGCTCCCGCTGCGGTGA
- a CDS encoding penicillin acylase family protein: MTAPSSGPSPAVYRDPWGIPHLRADSADDLAFLQGWNAACDRSWQLEMDRWHAEGRVAEMTGPDGVAWDRFARQAMLTDTARACFHALDDGTRRWCSRYVDGVNQALAEGRRNGAEFTESGTAPGPWAPWTPLAVFLVNHILFSTFPHKLFREHVADTLGPEAVALFSQEAPVLSGSNAWAVHGSRTTDGAPLVAGDPHRLLEIPGVYQQVRLSCPEFDVVGLAFPGVPGLPHFGHAGGVAWAITNSMADYQDLFREKLRRSGPTGLEAFGPSGWEPVATRTEEVLVRGADPVTVEIAETSRGPLIAGLPGPADGESASGLSLRTPARVTSQLGFEALLPMLRSTRAADVERALDAWVEPVNSMLVADTQGAVRHVLAGKVPQRSPENRVTPVPAWSEAHQWEGTYLPLPSRDVDTVAVSANDRAAALGADIALEFAPAHRAARIAGLLHADDDGAQVPLLGPDDMRRIHSDTRLGSLPAFRSLLAGLDPETLSPAARRTLDDLLTWDGHMDADSGTAAVFALWRDTLVHRLAAHPVFEPLRTPTGHSPVFAPWLALTGRLGLALETLIAGPVPDGLDLPQEAAAALEAALPVQLADGAGTPAWGELHRLHPLHRFPASAAASLPSTPLAGDAACVMANESVPGGGHLCFRGSAARYVWDLSDRQKSRWIVPFGADGTPAGPHFLDQLPLWAAGELLPVITDWDRLTLET; the protein is encoded by the coding sequence ATGACCGCCCCTTCCTCCGGGCCCTCCCCTGCCGTCTATCGCGACCCGTGGGGAATCCCCCACCTGCGGGCGGACTCGGCCGATGACCTCGCGTTCCTCCAAGGCTGGAACGCCGCATGCGACCGGTCCTGGCAGCTCGAAATGGACCGCTGGCATGCGGAGGGCAGGGTCGCGGAGATGACCGGGCCCGACGGCGTCGCGTGGGACCGTTTCGCCCGCCAGGCGATGCTGACGGACACCGCCCGGGCCTGCTTCCACGCCCTCGACGACGGGACGCGCCGCTGGTGCAGCCGCTACGTCGACGGGGTCAACCAGGCCCTCGCGGAGGGGCGGCGGAACGGCGCGGAGTTCACCGAGAGCGGCACCGCACCCGGGCCGTGGGCGCCATGGACACCCCTGGCGGTGTTCCTGGTCAACCACATCCTGTTCTCGACCTTCCCCCACAAGCTCTTCCGCGAGCACGTGGCGGACACCCTGGGGCCGGAGGCGGTCGCGCTGTTCTCCCAGGAGGCCCCGGTGCTCTCCGGCAGCAACGCTTGGGCCGTGCACGGTTCACGAACCACCGACGGCGCCCCGCTCGTCGCGGGCGATCCACACCGTCTCCTCGAGATACCGGGCGTCTACCAGCAGGTACGCCTCTCCTGCCCGGAGTTCGACGTCGTCGGGCTCGCCTTCCCCGGAGTCCCGGGCCTGCCGCACTTCGGTCACGCAGGCGGTGTCGCGTGGGCGATCACGAACTCCATGGCCGATTACCAAGACCTCTTCCGGGAGAAGCTGCGCCGCTCCGGGCCGACCGGGCTCGAGGCGTTCGGTCCAAGCGGCTGGGAGCCGGTCGCCACGCGCACCGAGGAGGTCCTCGTCCGGGGCGCTGATCCTGTGACGGTCGAGATCGCCGAGACGTCCCGAGGACCGCTGATCGCGGGACTCCCCGGTCCAGCCGACGGGGAGTCCGCGTCGGGGCTGAGCCTGCGGACGCCCGCCCGGGTGACCTCGCAGCTGGGGTTCGAGGCTCTCCTGCCGATGCTCCGCAGCACCCGGGCCGCCGACGTCGAACGCGCCCTGGACGCGTGGGTGGAACCCGTCAACAGCATGCTCGTGGCGGACACCCAGGGTGCCGTGCGGCATGTCCTCGCCGGAAAGGTCCCGCAGCGTTCGCCGGAGAATCGCGTGACGCCGGTCCCCGCGTGGTCGGAGGCTCATCAGTGGGAGGGCACGTACCTGCCTCTCCCCTCGCGGGACGTGGACACGGTGGCGGTCAGCGCCAACGACCGCGCCGCCGCCCTCGGAGCGGACATCGCACTCGAGTTCGCCCCCGCTCACCGCGCCGCGCGCATCGCCGGCCTTCTCCACGCGGACGACGACGGCGCCCAGGTCCCGCTGCTCGGACCCGACGACATGCGCCGCATCCACAGCGACACACGGCTCGGCTCGCTGCCCGCCTTCCGGTCTCTGCTCGCGGGCCTGGATCCCGAGACGCTGTCCCCCGCGGCCCGACGGACCCTGGACGACCTCCTGACCTGGGACGGCCACATGGACGCCGACAGCGGAACAGCGGCGGTCTTCGCCCTCTGGCGGGACACGCTGGTCCACCGCCTGGCGGCCCACCCGGTGTTCGAGCCGCTCCGGACACCCACCGGTCATTCCCCGGTGTTCGCACCCTGGCTGGCACTCACCGGGCGGCTCGGCCTCGCCCTCGAAACCCTCATCGCGGGCCCGGTCCCGGACGGCCTCGATCTGCCTCAGGAAGCGGCGGCCGCCCTCGAAGCGGCGCTCCCGGTGCAGCTGGCCGACGGTGCGGGCACCCCGGCCTGGGGTGAACTGCACCGCCTGCACCCTCTGCACCGGTTCCCCGCGTCCGCGGCCGCCTCGCTGCCCTCGACTCCTCTGGCCGGCGACGCCGCGTGCGTGATGGCGAACGAGAGCGTGCCGGGCGGAGGCCATCTGTGCTTCCGGGGTTCCGCGGCCCGCTACGTCTGGGATCTCTCGGACCGGCAGAAGAGCCGCTGGATCGTCCCGTTCGGCGCCGACGGAACCCCCGCAGGCCCTCACTTCCTCGACCAGCTGCCGCTCTGGGCCGCTGGAGAACTCCTCCCCGTCATCACCGACTGGGACCGACTCACCTTGGAGACCTGA
- a CDS encoding GNAT family N-acetyltransferase gives MPETTTHPTDGRAPETGGSTATERSSDRVRILPVRPEEDGDLIHSWVTQDRARFWGMTEYTRDEVVEVYRFLDSLPTHHAFLLSLDEEPVALFQSYDPFHDPVGEAYEPQVGDLGIHLFMAPAREPRPGLTPWLVLHFIGHLFATTGARRIVVEPDVRNDKALARLTGSGFEPGPVIELPDKQAQLFFLRREVFERLPAVGNPLS, from the coding sequence ATGCCCGAGACCACGACGCACCCCACGGACGGCCGCGCGCCGGAGACCGGCGGATCCACCGCGACCGAGCGCTCCTCGGACCGGGTCCGCATCCTGCCGGTCCGGCCCGAGGAGGACGGCGATCTGATCCACTCGTGGGTCACGCAGGACCGCGCCCGGTTCTGGGGGATGACGGAGTACACGCGGGACGAGGTGGTGGAGGTGTACCGCTTCCTGGACTCACTGCCGACCCACCACGCCTTCCTCCTTTCGCTCGACGAGGAACCGGTGGCGCTGTTCCAGAGCTACGACCCCTTCCACGACCCGGTCGGTGAGGCCTACGAGCCGCAGGTGGGCGACCTAGGGATCCACCTGTTCATGGCGCCGGCGCGGGAGCCACGGCCGGGGCTCACCCCGTGGCTGGTCCTGCACTTCATCGGGCACCTGTTCGCGACGACGGGTGCGCGCCGGATCGTCGTTGAACCCGATGTCCGCAATGACAAAGCCCTCGCGCGGCTGACCGGAAGCGGTTTCGAGCCCGGCCCGGTCATCGAGCTGCCGGACAAGCAGGCCCAGTTGTTCTTCCTCCGCCGCGAGGTGTTCGAGCGGCTGCCCGCCGTCGGGAACCCACTGTCCTGA